The sequence ttttataaccGGTACCGATATTTGGCATGTTTTGTGCCCAATAACCGATAGGCCGaaccaatatttatttattgttttacttcagtttttgacacagtaataacaccatcactgaactgaacaaaccgttttatttataacaatgtTGTCATTTTCACGtcctccttgcatacaaaaaacccccacaaaactTATTTAAACACCAGTAAATATAGTggtctgaaagagtgcaaaaaaaatactaaagtgtctttttattttattaatttatttattttaaataaaagcttcaaCGAGGTTAAACGGATTACTACATGCCAAGCATTTGTGTAACACATCTTATTTATGCATTAATGgctattatattaaataaagtttattaattaaaacaaagcaaGTATACTTTACCTGTGCACACCGTTGTAAATGGTaaatctgcacttatatagcgcttttatccaaagagctttacactgtgtctcattcaccattcacccattcacacaaacacttgcacaccaatgatagcagagctgccatgcagggagctagcctgccatcgggagcaacttggggttcagtgtcttgcccaaggacacttcggtaagtggagtcatgtgggccgggaatcgaaccgccaaccctacgattagtggacaacccgctctaccaacgcTCAGCCGCCGTAGTTAACTCGTCTCCCCTCAGACACAGTGCTGCAATAGTGCTCCTGCATGCAATTCTCAATTCTCATTTATTGGTGGATCTGATATTACAAAACAGATATCTGATTATggaaatatactaaaatattggggaaaatatttgtaaaaccAATTATCGGTTGATCTCTACCCTCAACCCTGGCCCACTGGGTGAGAAGGGATCATCACTGTGACCTTTGAACAAGCTGGACACccaaacatttttgtctttttttttttatgtaagcACAATAATATTGCTTCTATTAGAAATTATTtggcataaaaaaaatgaacactaTGTGATTCCTGTTgcacaagattaaaaaaaaaacagctaaccAATATTTCTCCTATGTTATtcttatttctgttttctcttaTTTCCCTAAACCATTGtgacaaagttttttttttttttcatgagaaCATCGGTTTTAAGGATCATACACGCTTCAGCAGGGGTCTCGTCAGGTGAAAGCTCATGTAATGCATATTAGAAAGTGCATCTTTCTGGGGCATCTAGTCTTGCACCTTGACAGCACAGCACAGGACAGTGACTCATCTAAATGTGTAGTTATCCATACGCTGCTCAAGCCATTGTTGTCTGAAGGCTGTGTCTACTTATGTACAGTATAGTCTGGAGGACGAGTGACAGAAGTTTTGAGCAACACTATTGCTTCAATGTAGGCTTATCTGAGATTCTTTTTGCTCTTGCCTTTATTAGGCCTTCACCATATAACCTAAACAGAAGccattactatttatttatttggctgatgcttttGACCTACCACCAAAGCCAAGTTGACAATGttactgtaacatttattttaacaaaccACAAGATGATGTCAGGCCACATCACTGTTTTCTTATAGTAActatttctttatatatttattttcattatattatatgtttTAATGCATTTCTTATTATGCATGATgtgcagcactttggtcaacacttgtgttgtttaaaatatgctgtataaataaatttgactgaCTTTTGAAAATTCCCTCCAGAATGTAGCAATTGGCTTCCAGACAGGACAACTTTAGTTTATATAATGTTGCTCTGAAATGTgggttataaaataaaaataaatatatttaaaaaatatttaatcttTGGTCATTGTTGCCTCTTTCTGATCCAGGCACGAGTGCTGCCCTGTTGCAAGTCTTCTATTGGTGTCCTCTTTCCTACACCTCTTATATATCTTATATCTCCACAAGAACATCAAGAGATGAATTCAGAAGAAATTAAATGTGAGAATCCGGAACCCAAAGAGAGCTTCAGTACTCAGCAAAGCTCATCTGATGCTTTCCACATTAACACCTCTCAGTCCAAAAAGAAAATTCAcaactgctcacagtgtgggaagagtttcagTCAAAAGAGTTATCTCACAACCCACCAGCGGattcacacgggagagaggCCGTATCAGtgttcacactgtgggaagtgtTTCAACCTGAGCAGTATTCTCCGAAAACACCTGCGggttcacacaggtgagaagccgtatcagtgctcacagtgtgggaagagcttcAGCCTGAGGAACACTCTCAAaagacaccagcgcattcacacaggagagaagccgtatcactgctcgcagtgtggaaagagttttaccGAGAGAGGTAGTCTCAGACAACACCAGCgaattcacacaggagagaagccgtatcactgctcggACTGTGGGAAAAACTTTTCTGTCCAGAGTAGTCTTCAGCatcaccagcgcattcacactaAAGATAAACCATACCGCTGTTTAGAGTGTGGGAAGAGATTTAGAAAAGGAGCTCATCTCCAAGCACACCAACATattcacaccggagagaagCCTTATTATTGTTCAGTATGTTGGAAGGGTTTTAGTAGGCACGGTTGTTTCCTGCGACATCAgctcattcacacaggagagaagccgtatcagtgcCCCCAGTGTGGGAGGAGTTTTAGGAGGCGTTGTCATTTACAGCGACACCAGCACATTCACACTGAAGATAAACCATATCACTGTTTGGAGTGTGGGAGGAGTTTTAGAGAAGAACCCGATCTCCAAGCACATCAACATGCTCACAGaagagagaagccgtatcagtgctcagagtgtgggaaaaGATTCAGGAACCGCGGTCATTTTCAGCGACACCAGCACGTTCACACAGCCGAGAACGTGGACGTGTGGCAATTCTCATCAAATAGCGTGGGAATGAACTAAATCTGTTCAATCTTCCTGGCGTTGTTATTGTATAGCccaaattattcatttttttgggTCAGATTTGAATTTTGACCCACTGGATACAGTATGGCGGAGAATATTGTTTATTCATTGTTGCTTACTTCCATAGAGGGGGCAGTAGAGTTTTCATCAgaataaaactgtttttttttttcgaaaatAAGTGGGGAATGTATTTTCCAAAGGtaataaaacaagaaataaaacaaagtttTAGGTATATGCTTGTAATAAGTGAAAAGAATCTACTAATGAAACGAGTAAAAATACACGTTTAgtcctttttaaaaaaggagAGGACCACAACttcaatatactgtggtaggcAGCTAAAACAACCAGTAACTTTTGAAGTATTTTGTAAGGACACCCCCCTGCAAATGCCCATTGGTATTACATGTCTTATGAATGTGCTAGAGCTTTGTCTATCACGCCTGGTCTCTAATTTTGTTATTTGATAAAATGTTTGTAATTCAGTTAtactttgttttattatatcACCCTTGATCTGAAGCACCGTAATATGATGTGTGCAGTGCAGTTCTGCACCTGAATCTACTCTTCCTGTGCAACAAACCGTTCTGTGACTGGAGCGACCCAAATGTAGCATTAAGTAGATCAATTATTTTCCACCTTTGATGTGaaatagcaaccaacaaaatgtGAAAGACAAATGGAAGTGTTTTAGGAAAAGTAAAAGATACAGCCTGGTTGTATAAGTGTGCACAAACTTTTATAAAGGGGTGAAAAATTGTACTCAGAATTAACCAATAACTTTCAAACttatgttcaaaagtaattatcatgcTGCTGTCTTCgatgaagtgattctgattagtgtcaaataaagatcagctgttctGTAGGGTTTTCTTGCCATTTTCTTGGATTTATCTGACTGCTGAAGATATAAAAGCTCTCAGCTATCAGGACAGGGGTACAAAATAATTTCCGAAACATCAGATGTACTATGGAAATGGAATACTCTTTACATTGTGTGCTGGTTTCAGTTACACCCTAAACACATGGCTATACCTCCAATACTTATGTAAATTTTTGTGTGTACcttgattatttttgtatattgagattgttgttgttgttgttgttgttgttttttttttttttttttttgcctttcgtacatttgtatattttgttttcttctatGTAATGTTAATAAGTATATGTCCGGTATTTGTTAGTGGTGCTACCAAGAAGAACTTCATTGTGCAGTTTTCCATGATTCAACTGTGCAAATGAGAAATAAGACTTGGATTTTGattgtgaaggccatcatcaacaagtggacaAAACACGGCGTGCAGCACGTCAATTTATAAATGAAGgaattaattgtttatttattcagtcagTTAATCTGGTCTGCGTGTGGACCAGAAGTGGTTAGATTAATATTATCCGGTGGACCGGTACCTGCTTGCTAGCTGGGGCTATATTAGCAAAACAGTCTTCTGTTGTTATGGTGATTAGGAGCGCTAATACAATACTCTAGTAGGTGTCGCTGTGAGCGTCTAGGTCGCGTTCAGCCACACGTTCACAGAAATAGAAGAAGACGTGCGGCAGTTTTGCTGTTTGATGAGCTGAGCTCTCCGACTCTACTAATCATctttacattcaaatatttctgaCAGGGTTTTACCTCCACAGTTCCATCTGATCCGTTGTGGGTGTATTTGAGGAGGTTAACTGCGTTCTGCTGTAAAGATCAAGGTAAGTTCAACTCGGCTAATAGTGGCTGAATCCTAAATGGATTTCTACTTCCTGTGCTAGTGCACTACACAGTCTATAAAATAGTGGTGTTTACACACtttgtagtgcactatatatccTATCAGGAAGTCAAAACTAGTGAAAAGTTACAGTGTGTGCTGCTAATTATTAACAGATTATCAAATTGCTGCTAATCATGATCATGTTTTACTTCTTTTAAACTTTAGAGTACTCCATGGCTAACATTGCTAATGATTATGTAAATAAGTTTAGCTCACTAACATTATTCTCATCAGCTAATCCTTAGTGAGATACTGAAGTAGGTTAATTAATCTGGTCAGTGACGCCATATGTACAAAACTCCAAACACTACAGTGAAGCTGGTTTGATTAAAGGAGTTTATTCAGTTCGATTTAATGAGTAATACATGAGAGCAGTATTGCTATCGCATTTAATAtgtcatgtaaataaataattaagtgAAAGGGTCagtcgggtgtgtgtgtgtgtgtgtgtgtgtgtgtgtgttcctgtcatTGTGCTTCAGGTGATTACAAGGTAAGACGTGTTTTCAGAATGCTGATCTTCTGTTCTACAAACAGTTCATTGTTTGTCAGAGAGCTGGAATGTGATGTATACAGACAGTCTACTCCGAAAGCAGTGGAAGAGCAATGccaattcttcttttttttttctttctttctttttttttgttatacactCAAGAcagttgggtttgagataaaaaaaaaaaaatgttttagattGTCGtattgctgcatgatgaagttcctcctgattaattcctgatgcatttctctgtaaattgtccgacagaatgttcctgtaaacttcagaattcattctgctgctaccatcatgagttaatcatcaataaagattagtgagaatgttcctgaagcagccgtgcaagcccaagccatgatactacctccaccatgtttcacatatgagcttgtatgttttggatcatgagcagatcctttctttctccacactttggactTTCCGTGACGttgaacttttgtggatcatctgtgtatttctttatgaattcaaatctggctttctgattcttactgctgatgagtggtttgcatcttgtggtatggtcACTATATTTCTGCTTTCGAAGTTTTCTTTGACTGGTGGATcatgataccttcacccctgccctgtggaggttgttggtgatgtcactgactgttgtttttgggtttttcttcaaagcTCTCacatttctgtcatcagctactgctgttgttgtttttccttggtcaacccattcggtgtctgttgctctgtacaccagtggtttctttatttttcaagaTATTCCAAATTATTGTATTGATTATGCCCAATGTCTGTgcaatggcttgcttttctcccatagatagctctctgatcttcatgttggtttatcctttttaacaacaaatgcaggtTGAGGGCAGTTTTTGCCCTCAAAGGTGAAATTGAGGGCAAAATACAAGAttagatgttcagagctgtttattgtttaaacagtcaatctaactGGACACACCTGGTTAACAAGAGACacatgtcagtcacatgttccaatattttgatacaaaatgtgctatattctatgttgtttaacacgtctacacataaataccaggaagtaaaagctgaaattctcatgctctcttctcatattcatcttttgatctcaaactcaaatgtcttcaaagaaagaaaaaagaaaataattgggcttgctgttccaatagttttggagggggtTGTACATATGACTCGCCTTCAGTTAGTTCAGAACACGGCAGCCAGGCTGCTTACAGGCACCAAGAGAAGGGATCACATCACTCCAGTTTTAGCCTTTCTGGACTGGTTTCAAACAGGACCCAATTTATGgttcttttatttgtatttgaagCTCGTAATGGGCTAGCCCTCTCCTACATTATGGACCTGCTCTCTCAATACTTAGCTCCTAGGTCTCTGAGGTCTTCTGATCAGTTACTCTTAGTCTCAGTGGTACCACACTTTTGCGGTTGAAAGTGGGAACCCTCGTACCCTAAAAATACTCAAAAAACCTTTATTCCTCTAAAAACCCACTCCTTGCTTTGGGAAAAATCATACTACTTGACTCTGCTCTCTGACATGCTCTGGTTGCCAGATAGGAAGCTCAGAATTTTAGTTTGTAATATTAATCATAAAATTAtggtttatttctttaaaaatatttaacaaaattatCCATTTTGCCTCTTTCCAGTCCAGATATGAGTGGTGTCCTTCCTTTTACTGCTATCCTGTTCCCTACACAGCATCGTTTTATCTCTGCAAGAACATCAGTAGATCCAACTAGGATGACATCAGGCGAGATTAAATGTGAGAATCTGGAATCCACAGAGATTGGTCAACAAAGCTCATCTGGTACTTTCCACACTACCACCCTTTACAGACAAACACAAAGTGAAGTTCACCAGTgctcacactgtgggaagtATTTCAATCAGAAGAGTACTCTCAAAAAACACCAGTGTATTCATtcgggagagaagccgtatcactgcccAAACTGCGGGAAAAGTTTCAGTCAGAAGAGTACTCTCAAAGAACACCAGCGCAtccacacgggagagaagccgtataGATGCCTACAGTGCGGGAAGAGTTTCAGTCAAAACGGGAACCTCAAAAAACACCAGCGGattcacaccggagagaagccatatcagTGCTCACAGTGCGGGAAGAACTTCACAGGCCAGAGCGATCTCCAGCGACACCTgcgcattcacacgggagagaagctGTATCCGTGTTTGCAATGTGAGAAGAGTTTTATTGAGCGTAGTAATCTTATAAAGCACCAGAGAATTCACAccggagagaaaccgtatcagtgctcacactgtggaaagagttttacacAGAACTGTAACCTCCAAAAACACCTgcgtattcacacaggagatAAACCGTATCAGTGCTTAGACtgcgggaagagttttactcaaaGGACTGATCTCCAAATACACCAACGCGTTCACACGGGAGATAAACCGTATTACTGCTCACTGTGCGGGAAGAACTTCACAAGCCAGAGTCATCTCCTgcgacaccagcgcattcacacgggagagaagccgtatcagtgctcGCAGTGTGAGAAGAGCTTTATCGAGAGAGGTATTCTCATACAACACCTGCGaattcacacgggagagaagccgtatgGATGCTCACACTGTGGGATGAGTTTTGCACAGAGGAGTAATCTCCGAAAACACCTCCACGTTCACACTGGAGATAAACCGTATCAGTGCTTGGAATGTGGGAAGGGTTTTATACAGGGAGCTGATCTGCAAGAGCACCAACACGTCCACACCGGGGAAAAGCCGTATTACTGCTCAGTGTGCGGGAAGAGCTTTACTAGGCATAGTAGTTTTCAACGACACCAACACATCCACACTGGAGTGAAACTGAATCAGTGCTTAGATTATGGTAAGAGTTTTCTTGAGAACAGTAAGCTCATAAAACACCAGAGAACTCATACAGTGGAGACTTTTAGTGGACGTAGTAATTTGCAgcaacataaacacattcacacGGCTGAGACTGGGGACGTTCCACAGTTCTTTTTAGAACAACGTGTGGGAATTGATTAGCTCTATTGTTGGTCAAACAGGATCATTTGAAAGGCTTTATACATTCTGGTGGTGCATGTTCCTTCTGTTTTACTGGAGGAGGCTCTGGGGATTTTATCACTATGAAATTAAGCTTTATACATACGTTCATACTCTATACAGGATGTCGAGGAGTGgattttttgtgtttgttgtggaaaatttgcgatgcaacttgcggagttttttgtgcttttaaaaaaaattttttatggaaaactacttgaattgttgaaatcgcacgaaattgttttgcatgctctttcacggtgatgtttgttggtaaatgagatctttatagctgtactcatgttcacgacgcacgtgaaccgaagagggctttggctgaatgcgcgtcgtgatgacgtcacatgatgcgtctcaGCTCggatctgtggaaaatctgcagtcattttgaaaacttgcacgctcctccgaatattgaggagtttccttgattttgtgttaatttctgcaaaatcctggagggactgaacaATGTATTATTTCCACACGTCATGTTCACTAATTAAATGATCACATGTATTTACAATTTTATTCTTGATGCATGGCCagggtttttattgttgttgagATTATCAAGATCACATCTATTCTTTAATTATTGGAATTCCCAGACAGAATAGTCAAATAGTTGTTATACCTTTTGGATTACCATGGACTGAAAGAATGATATACTTTCGTTCATTAAAAAATCAGGATTTGACCAGATCTGCGAATACTTTTGTATTTCCATTGTGAGGTGAGCACATGGTCTTTTTCACCGTTCTCTAAACTAAATAATAGACACTTCTGGCCTCTGGATCATAAATAGTAATGCAGCGATTTTTGAGAAGTTCTTTAAATCCACACGGCTCAAAGGCGGAATTAAACAATTATGTGAATGTAATTCCCATTACATTTGCGTTTCACTTTTATCGAGTTATTTCAAACCATGCACTTGCAGCTTATTTTAGGTTATCAAATTTCTTACTTTCAGCAGTGCTGTAtcttgccacaaacagtttcatgtctccatcagtgaacagtggagaagttcaacaaaacagacttcatgtaaaaactgtaatgaatttcctggttacacaactgcactatttgtgaatgtagtattagcacatttatagaagtggtatatttatttataatcgcactatccggtgtcacccagatgacgacgggttcccttttgagtctggttcctctcaaggtttcttcctcatatcttctcagggagtttttcctcaccatcttcgcctctggctgctcatttaggaataaattcatacatttaacctttatatcctgaatttatatatttctgtaaagctgttttgggacaatgtctactgttaaaagctctatacaaataaaactgaatcgaTTTGAATGATCCTTATCGTGTCTGTTAGCCgtcattttagtttatttttgctAACCGGTTCATGAGCGCTAATACAATGCTCCAGTAGGTGTCTCTGTGAGGGTCTAGGTCGCGTTCcgccacacattcacagaaataGAAGAAAACGTGCGGCAGTTTTGCTGATTGATGATCTGAGCTCTCCGACTCTACTAATTATctttacattcaaatatttctgaCACGGTTTTACCTTCACAGTTCCATCTGATCCGTTGTGGGTGTATTTGAGGAGGTTAACTGCGTTCTGCTGTAAAGATCAAGGTAAGTTCAACTCGCCTAACAGTGGCTGAATCCTAATGGATTTCTACTTCCTGTGCTAGTGCACTACACAGTCTATAAAATAGTGGTGTTTACACACTCTGTAATGCACTATATATCCTATCAGGAAGTCAAAActagtgaattattattagattattgaACTGATGCTAACTGAAAGCAAGATCTATTTCAGTCGGGTAAATAATAACATTGTTATTGGCgccattttaaaatgtgaagctgtccaaatgaaatgaaataaggTATTACATCCTGTCCACAAAACGAAAAAAACGAGatgtgtgcaaaaaaacaaatgaacaagaTTTTGAGAAAACAGTGATCTGTGTCATTACCATTACTAGAGCAAAGGTATTCAAACTATGGGCCtacttaaataataaaaaaaaatcaccaaacatATAAATGACTGTATCAGACTTGCTAGCCTTTATACGTTCTGCCTGAGCGCCACTTTatttgactttattattattatttcttttaaacatcatTATACAACACTTAGTTCTAGTTAAGTAATTTGACTGGACAGGCAGCATTactatgagagcagagtatttttgtgaattatttttgaacaaaggttaaacaatagacaatttttcacagcattctttggtcatatttaccaagggtgccaatattagtggagggcactgtatttgaGCATTCTATTAGTTGCAATGCAAATGCAGGTCCCAATCTGCGCAAtccaaatttaaaatgtatagatAGCTCAGGATCACAACAACTGACATGCATTGTTGTACATGCACTGTTagacattttattgtatttttgagGTAATTTACAGGTAGTACTATTGCCTGTAACTTACTGTAACTGCCTCTTTACAGTAGCTTACctgtaaatgtgttttacagTACAATACCCTCACTGCAACTTATTTCTACAGTATAATATTACAGTAACTttactgtcatttattttacactattttccaaaatctttattttgaatattttacatgaatgctattgaattgaataaattCCAAAGTGACTTGAGTCCAtgtacatcagtgtgtgtgtgtgtgtgtgtgtatatatatatatatatatatatatatatatatatatatatatatatatatatatatatatatgtgtgtgtgtatgtatatatatatatatatatatatatatatatatatatatatatatatatatgtgtatatatatgtgtatatatatgtgtatatatatgtgtatatatatgtgtatatgtgtatatatgtgtatatgtgtatatatatgtgtatatatatatatatatatatatatgtgtatatatatatatatatatatatgtgtgtatatatatatatatatgtgtatatatatatatatatatatatatgtgtgtgtatatatatatatatatatatgtgtatatatatatatatatatatatatatgtatatatatatatatatatatatatatacacacatatatatatatatatatatatatacacatatatatatatatatatatacacatatatatatatatatatatatatatgtgtgtgtatatatatatatatatatgtgtgtgtatatatatatatatatatatgtgtgtatatatatatatatatatatatgtgtatatatatatatatatatatatatatatatatatatatatgtatatatatatatatatatatatatacacatatatatatatatgtgtatacacatatatatatatatatatatatatatatatatatgtgtatatatatgtgtatatatatgtgtatatatatgtgtatatatatgtgtatatgtgtatatatgtgtatatgtgtatatatatgtgtatatatatatatatatatatatatatgtgtatatatatatatatatatatatatatgtgtgtatatatatatatatatgtgtatatatatatatatatatatatgtgtgtgtgtatatatatatatatatatatatgtgtatatatatatatatatatatatgtatatatatatatatatatatatatatatatacacatatatatatatatatatatacacatatatatatatatatatacacatatatatatatatat comes from Ictalurus punctatus breed USDA103 chromosome 11, Coco_2.0, whole genome shotgun sequence and encodes:
- the LOC108272222 gene encoding zinc finger protein 585A, encoding MNSEEIKCENPEPKESFSTQQSSSDAFHINTSQSKKKIHNCSQCGKSFSQKSYLTTHQRIHTGERPYQCSHCGKCFNLSSILRKHLRVHTGEKPYQCSQCGKSFSLRNTLKRHQRIHTGEKPYHCSQCGKSFTERGSLRQHQRIHTGEKPYHCSDCGKNFSVQSSLQHHQRIHTKDKPYRCLECGKRFRKGAHLQAHQHIHTGEKPYYCSVCWKGFSRHGCFLRHQLIHTGEKPYQCPQCGRSFRRRCHLQRHQHIHTEDKPYHCLECGRSFREEPDLQAHQHAHRREKPYQCSECGKRFRNRGHFQRHQHVHTAENVDVWQFSSNSVGMNYPDMSGVLPFTAILFPTQHRFISARTSVDPTRMTSGEIKCENLESTEIGQQSSSGTFHTTTLYRQTQSEVHQCSHCGKYFNQKSTLKKHQCIHSGEKPYHCPNCGKSFSQKSTLKEHQRIHTGEKPYRCLQCGKSFSQNGNLKKHQRIHTGEKPYQCSQCGKNFTGQSDLQRHLRIHTGEKLYPCLQCEKSFIERSNLIKHQRIHTGEKPYQCSHCGKSFTQNCNLQKHLRIHTGDKPYQCLDCGKSFTQRTDLQIHQRVHTGDKPYYCSLCGKNFTSQSHLLRHQRIHTGEKPYQCSQCEKSFIERGILIQHLRIHTGEKPYGCSHCGMSFAQRSNLRKHLHVHTGDKPYQCLECGKGFIQGADLQEHQHVHTGEKPYYCSVCGKSFTRHSSFQRHQHIHTGVKLNQCLDYGKSFLENSKLIKHQRTHTVETFSGRSNLQQHKHIHTAETGDVPQFFLEQRVGIDYCLFVNPDLSGVQSSLVVYFPTHFKFTSTRTSQDLTKMKSGEVKCETPEPTEISGSHQSSSDTIHTNTPHRKKENHHCSQCGKSFSERTNFRRHQRIHTGEKLYQCSHCGKRFTENGQLRQHQRIHTGEKPYPCLDCGKSFRQKSSLTKHQRIHTGEKPYSCSDCGKRFTQTSSLRQHRCKPYKLYYCIECGKGFKHDLSLQLHQRIHKGNTSYDCSQCGKNFTSLSTLQRHHRIHTGDKPFKCSQCGKGFIEHCKLINHQRIHTGEKPYSCSHCEMSFTERRSLQQHQRIHTGEKPYHCLECGKHFNRMTALRVHQQTHTGQKPYHCSQCGKSFTTHRSFQQHLRIHTGEKPYQCSYCQKSFTQWATLYKHQRVHTGDKPYHCLECGKSFNRLDRFHLHQRIHSGQKAHYCSECGRSFTSMSHLQKHQSIHAEKAYHYA